The Musa acuminata AAA Group cultivar baxijiao chromosome BXJ1-8, Cavendish_Baxijiao_AAA, whole genome shotgun sequence genomic sequence ACAGAAACCAAAACTATGAGCATTTTGTCATCTCGACAAAGATCTGTTTTTGGGTTAGCTGAGGAAAAGCTTTTGTAAGCTGATGAAGGATGAAAACTACTGTGTCTGCCAACCTGATGTTTATCAGAGTGCCCAGTAATGGAGTTGTTAAGAACAGTTTGTATGCAGTGAAATCATGTATTCCATTTGTTCTCTTACAACCGAGTAGATAGTGAGATCTTTCTTCTATTTGTCCTGCATGTTTGTCATGGCATACCCAAAGCTTGAAAGAACAGTGTGTGCATTCGATTCAGCTATTATTTATTGCTTCTTCTTTGTTTTCCGTGAGAATTGCTCGGGGCAAAGCAAGCTCTAGTCCTTGTTGgggttttttgttttgttttgacaAATATGTTGTTCAATTGATCAGCAAAAATAGAGATCAAAAAATAACGATTAGGGAGTTTTTCGAAAAATTCCTATTTCTATCATTTATGCCGGTTTAGACCTTAAGAGGTTTACCCGATCATATTATGGTGGTAAGGGGTTTAGGCCACactgggggggtggggggggtgtggggtgtgtggggggggggggtgtaagcGAACACATCGTAGTATATTTTGGggccttaagcgaatataaggaTAATTCAATAAGTAGGGACCTTTCAGAAAACTGTCCGGTTTAGAGGTTGAACCGCTAATTCAATTAGACCATCCCATAATGAGGTCCTAATCGATAAAAAGTTTGGAGATTTTCGAGGAAACTTCCGGTTTAGACGTTGAACCGGTGAATGCTATTTTGGGGCGAATTCGGGCGAATGAGGGTTTTATTGAGGCCCTAATCGATAAAAAAAGACATTAGGGGGCTTTTCAGAAAATAAGAGCCCATTTCAATCCGCTCGTCGTCAGCGTTTCCCAGTTCGCCATCCGTTGGTGTGGATGGCAGCGATCTCTACCTCCGTCGCCTCATCTTCCTCTCCCGCCCTCAAGCAGCGCAtggtaatctctctctctctagccgcCTATTGTAAGTTGCTTCCCCTAGCGCAGCGATCGCCCACCTTTCGCTGCTCGACCTCTCGGCGTGATGGGAAGAGAGCCCCGCCGCTGCTGCAACTGGCCGTCGGTGGCGTCACGGAGATCCTCAGGGTCCTCTGTCCCAAGAAACAGAGGTCAGCAGCGGCACCACGTTTCCTCCCATCACCATAACTTGCTCATGATCGCAACCTTGTGGCAGAGATGAGGCGAAAGCCGCGGCGCAAGCACCTTCTTTGGCTCGTAGCGTAGATGACGTCGTCCGAATTCTTCGAGCGGATTATGATCGTGCTTATTTCCTTACAGGTAATAAGATTAGGTAATTTCTCCCTTGAATATTCTCGAAAATTCGAATCTGTTTGTCTTGGTTCTGTTTTGCATGAAATCCTTAAACAAGAACTAAGAAGTGTTGATGTGCATTCGATATTATTGATGAGTAGAGGGTGCAATGAGGTTGTATTAGCATGTGTAAATGAGTAGATCTGCTGTTTCAAACTTGCCAAACTGACCCTATGCTGTTTCAAACTTGCCAAACTGACCCTATTGGAACCATTGACAGGTTTCTCCAAATACAAAATATTAAACTATCATCTGTACGAATAATATGTTCTTTATCCGTACAGTGATTTGTATGGTAAATTGAAGATAAATTGGGAACACAGTAAATCAAGATGATGCCACCACAGAGGTGTGATAGTAAAGGAAATAGTAAAACTAGCATCCCTACAAAGAATAGGAACTTCCCACCTCACATCTTTCGGTGACTTCTCTGTTTCTTGATTGTCTCCATGATTGCTAACTTGTACATTTAGTGAAAGTATGCAAAACTTTCGACCAGCTTGGGAGATTCTTTACCTAATAGGAGTATCAATATCTTTCAATAGGTCTTTTGTCCATTGTGATCATGTCTTCTTCACAGGAAGTATCAAATTTTTAACAAATAAGAATTTGAACTCCTTAAGATGCAAGCCCTGGTTCTTTGTCATATCTTGCTAAACAAAACAAcatatgtttatttatttatttttccattTCAACaactcatctaaaaatttctcctGTGAATACGTTATAATGTTGTGCAAAGACTCATACAATCTAGTCATTCTTTTGCATAAAACAAGAGCGCTATAGTATTGCGGCATGTTAAGTTCGAGAAAACAACTAATACCATCTTTGAATAATAGGGGAGTTCACCTCCGACATATATGCCGATGATTGCTTATTTGAAGATCCTACAATCAATTTTCGTGGTATGTTATTTGCTAACATATTTCTCTTGATATGTATTTCTCCTTTATTTTCAATTAAATGTTGGAATGCAATATGCTTATGTGGCCTTACAATGTAAGTTCATTAATCCtctgttgcttagatctattgatttaaagaaaaaatagtaCTTATAATTTTAGaagaatttttttattggatGATTGTTGTCAACATGATCTCCACTAAAATGATAATCCTCAACATTCAAGAACTTATGGCCTTTCTTGTtctagaaagaagaagaaaaataaaataaataaaagtttgTAATCAAATTCTTTTCTCTTGGTAATTTTGATACAGTCTCTTATATTTCATTCTTTTCTCATGGATCCAACTTCTGTTACATTATACAATTTCTAATTTTAACTTTAGTGGAGTCCAATTTTCATTTGATTCACACTTTCAGCTTTAAAGTTTATGATGCAATAAATCAATTTCATCTTCAGTTATCTTTTATATTTAATACTATTATGCTTAGGATTCAATCAGAGTGACTTATTGATTCAGGAGAACCAAATTTCAACAAGGATAATGTTCTACTTCCACAAAGAAATTCTTTATCAAGAGCTTGGTAGATGTCTTTATCAGGAGATAAACAAACATAAGGCTTCCTTATTAATTTGACAGATATGATTAAGTTTTGTTATACTTTGATAGATTTGTAACTTTTCTCAGATACTCATTTTACAATTGTTTTTGTTATTAACTTTGACATGGTGATAGCCACCACCATCTTTGTAGTTTTCTTTTCCTTAAATATCTGGCTCTAAATCTTATATGTGAAACCTTTCGACGAATTTCAGaaagtttttattattatttcattaagTTCCAGTTGTTTTGTCTTCAGTCGCTTTGAAAGGTCAAATATAATGATCTTAGGTACAAGAAATTTTCTAAAATTCAAAACCTTTCATCTGGTTGACTCAAGGACTTGATAATAGGTAACATATAATGCTGAGTTTTGAGTTAACTTGGTGAGTTCTTGAGTCAAAATGAGTTCTCT encodes the following:
- the LOC135583790 gene encoding uncharacterized protein LOC135583790 isoform X2 → MAAISTSVASSSSPALKQRMVISLSLAAYCKLLPLAQRSPTFRCSTSRRDGKRAPPLLQLAVGGVTEILRVLCPKKQRDEAKAAAQAPSLARSVDDVVRILRADYDRAYFLTGEFTSDIYADDCLFEDPTINFRGRDRYSQNLDLLVPFFDRPSLKLENIEKGQNYEMNFILATWCLRTYLKLPWRPLIGIRGTTTYDLGEDFKIIRHAESWSISALEAVGQIFKLGSVEVDE
- the LOC135583790 gene encoding uncharacterized protein LOC135583790 isoform X1 is translated as MAAISTSVASSSSPALKQRMVISLSLAAYCKLLPLAQRSPTFRCSTSRRDGKRAPPLLQLAVGGVTEILRVLCPKKQRDEAKAAAQAPSLARSVDDVVRILRADYDRAYFLTGEFTSDIYADDCLFEDPTINFRGRDRYSQNLDLLVPFFDRPSLKLENIEKGQNYEMNFILATWCLRTYLKLPWRPLIGIRGTTTYDLGEDFKIIRHAESWSISALEAVGQIFKLGSVEVDETKRCHRHLDRSRGNQIRKWNQ